The genomic window TGTTGCCCTCGTTGTCCGCGAGGATCTGCACCTCGATGTGGCGGGGGCGCAGCACCGCCTGCTCGATGAATACGGTGGGGTCCCCGAAGGCGGTGTCCGCCTCGCGCATCGCGGCGTCCAGGGCGTCGGGCAGCTGCTCGGGGGTCTCCACCCGGCGCATCCCGCGGCCGCCGCCGCCGGCCACGGCCTTGACGAACACGGGGTAGCCGATCTTCTCGGCCGCGGCGATCAGCGTGTCCCGGTCCGAGGAGGGGTCCGAGGACTCCAGGGTGGGGATCCCGGCGCGGCGGGCGGCCCGCAGCGCTTCCACCTTGTTGCCCGCGAGCTCGAGGATCTCCGCGCGGGGGCCCACGAAGGTGATGCCCTCGGCCTGGGCGGCGCGCGCGAGCTCCGGGTTCTCGGAGAGGAAGCCGTAGCCGGGGTAGATGGCGTCCGCTCCGGCCTCCTTGGCCACCCGGATGATCTCGGCCACGTCCAGGTACGCCCGGACGGGGTGGCCCTCCTCGCCGATGTGGTAGGCCTCGTCCGCCTTCTGGCGGTGGATGGAGTTGCGATCCTCCTGGGGGAAGACGGCGACGGTGCCGGCTCCCAGCTCGTACGCCGCCCGGAAGGCCCGGATCGCGATCTCGCCGCGGTTGGCCACCAGAATCTTGGAGAACATGACTTCCGTTTCCGCACGCCGGACCCGTGGGTTCCCGCGCACTGGGTGAGGAGTGGATACCTGCCGCCAGCTTACGTGAGCCGCCCCTCCCCCGGGCCGCTTCCGCGGATCGTGTCACGGCCCCGCTGCCGTGTCCCCCGAAGTACACCCATTAGCATGTAACCGGGCGGCGGCCAGTCCCCCGAACAGGTGACAGAAGGGTGATCCGTGCAGATCGTCAGCATCAGCAGCCTCAAGGGCGGGGTGGGCAAGTCCTCCGTGGTCCTGGGGCTCGCCTCCGCCGCGCTCGAGGCCCGGATCCCCACCCTCGTGGTGGACCTCGACCCCCACGGGGACGCCTCGACCGCCCTCGGTGTGCACGCCCGCCAGGGTCGGGACGTGGGCAGCGTGCTGCGTCGGCCCCGCAAGGGCGCGCTCGGCGCCGTCGCCGTGGCCTCGCCCTGGGCCGCGCACCCCATCACGCCGGACACCTCCACCGAGGGCCCCCGCGCGTGGGCCCCCGACGCCGCCCGCACCACGCGCGTGCCGGTGCTGGACGTGGCACCCGGCTCCGCGGCGTCGTCCCACCTGGACCACGCCTCGTTCAAGCCCCGGGACCTCAAGCGGCTCGAGACCGCGCTGCGCGGACTGGACCGCTACGAACTGGTGTTCATCGACTGCCCGCCCACGCTCAGCGCGCTGACGCGGATGGCGTGGGCGGCGTCCCACAAGGTGCTCTCCGTGGCGGAGCCGTCCCTGTTCTCGGTCGCGGGCACCAAGCGCACCATGAGTGCGCTCGCGCAGTTCGAGGGCTCCCGCGTGTGGGCGGTCCCCGAGGCGGGGGTGGTGGTCAACAAGGTGCGGGAGGACTCCCAGGAGCAGCAGCACCGCATGGGTGAACTGCGGGAGCTCTTCGGTCCGCTCGTGGTGGAGCCCGTGCTTCCGGACCTCGCGGTGATGCAGCAGGCGCAGGGTGCCGCGTGGCCCGTGCACCGCTGGCCCGGCGCCCCGGCGCAGGACCTCGCCGAGCGCTTCACGGCCATCCTGGAGGGGCTCACGCGCTGAGCGCGGTGACGGCATCTTGTCCGGCCCTGGGGCCAGGGTCGGACGGTACGCCCGAGTGCTCCACGGCGCCGTCGTCCGCCGCGGCTGCTTGACGTGACCGGTGGTCGACCGTGGACGCCGGTTTCGGCACCCGCCGCGGCCGGGGTCTTCCCCGCACGGCGATCCGCCGGGCACCAGGGGACGGACGACGCCGCCCGGCCGGCCCGGTCGGTCAGCCCGCGTTCTGCTTCTTGTTCCGCCGCGCGCGGCGCGCGGAGAGCTCGTCCTCCGGGAACGACCCGGCCTCGGCGGCGGTGTCGAGGGCGGTGTGCTCACCGGGCATCGAGGCGAGAGTGGTCTCGACCTCGCGCCACACCCGGCCCACGGCGATGCCGAACACGCCCTGACCGCCCTGGACGAGGTCGATGACCTCGTGGGGGGAGGTGCACTCGTAGACGCTCGCGCCGTCGGACATGAGGGTCAGGCGGGTGAGGTCCTCGATGTCACGCAGCCGCAGCGCGCCCACGGCGGAGCGGATCTGCTGCAGGGACACCCCGGTGTCGAGCAGCCGCTTGACCACCTTGAGCACCAGGATGTCGCGGAAGCTGTAGAGGCGCTGGGACCCGGAGCCCTTGGCCCCGCGGACGGTGGGTTCCACCAGGTGGGTGCGAGCCCAGTAGTCGAGCTGCCGGTAGCTGATGCCCGCGGCCTTGCACGCGGTGGGTCCGCGGAAACCCAAGGTCTCGTCGAGCGCCGTGAGGTCGTCGGTGAACAGCATCTCCTGGGTGCCCCCCGCGAGGGAGGATGCGCTCAACCGTGCCGCGTCCAGCGGCAGCTCCGGATTGCTCAAGCGTCCTCCTCGTGCATGGGGTGGGAGACTCGTGCCCACCGTGCTCTCCTGACGGTAAACCGCGGGGTGTGGTGGGTCAAAGACATCGGTCGCGGGGGCGGCCGTGTCGTTCAGCCTACTCCCCTGCCCCACGCGGAGCCCGGATCAGGACTGGAAGTCCTCGGGGTCCACGTGGTCCAGGAAGTCGCGGAACTCCCGGACCTGCGCCTCCGCCTCCCGCGGGGCCGCCGGGGACTGCTCCCGCAGCTCGCCGTCCGCGCTGAGCACGAGCCCGGCCTCGTCCAGCACCGCGGCCGCGCACCGGATGGGGCAGGACGTGCGGGCCGCGAGCGCGAGGGCGTCGGAGGCCCGGGCGTCTACCACGGTGGCGTCGTCGAGGGACACGGCCGCGTGGAACACGGTGTCCTCCACGGTGTGCACCACCACGCCCGTCACCCTGCGTCCGAGGGCGTCCACGACGGAGAGCAGCAGGTCGTGGGTGAGCGGGCGCGGCGGCTCGATGCCCTGCAGCGCGAACACGATGGACGTGGCCTCGTTGGTGCCCACCCAGATGGGCAGCCGGCGGGGGCCGTCGACCTCCCGCAGCACCACCACGGGCTGACCCGTGGGCACGTCCATGCGCACGCCCGCGATCTCCATCCGCACGTCCGCGCTCACCGGGTGCCCCCCGGGGACTCGGCGCCGCGGCCTTGCGGAGCCCGCGCGGCGGCGGGGTGGGTGTACGAGGTCTGGGAGCGCGAGGCCCCGGCAGACCGGGACTGCACGTGCGCCGACTCGTGGTGCGAGACCTGCTCCCGCGGGTGCCGCTCTTGCGGATCCTGCTCCTGCGGGGGCTGGAGGGAGCGGACGGTGTCATCCACCTGGGTGTGCACCACGGCGGACATCACCGACAGGCACAGGGACGCGATCTCCCGGGCGCGCTGCACCGCCGTGCGCCGGGTCTCGGGGTCCCGCCGGGTGCGCAGCGGGGACACACTGCCGTCCACGAGGGCGACCACGCGTTCCGAGGCACCCCGCAGCACCCGCAGGTGCCGGGGCTCGATGCCGTAGCCGCCCAGCTTCACGGCGGCCACCGCCACGGTCAGCGCGTGCTCGTCGAAGGCACCGGAGTGCTCCACCACGAGACCGTGGGTGAGCAGCTCGCGCAGCAGCGGGATGTCCGCACCCGAGCGCGCCGCGAGCTCCCGCAGCGAGTACCGCGCGGCGGACTGTGGCGTGGGCAGCTCGCGGGCAGCGTCGTCGTGCCCGTCACGGCCGGGGGCCGAGGGGGGCTGCTGCCGCTCGGCGCCCCGGGCGGGGTCCTCCCCGCGGTCCAGGCGCTCCCGGATGACCCGCAGCGGGAGGTAGCGCTCCTGCTGCAGGTTCAGCACCGTGGTCAGCCGCTCGATGTCCGCCTCGGAGTACTTCCGGTAGCCGGACGCCGTGCGGTGGGGGCGCACCAGACCCTGGTCCTCGAGGAAGCGCACCTTGGAGGCGGTCAGGTCCGGGAAGCTCTCCTGCAGACGGCGCAGCAGCGCCCCGATCCCCACGCGCTGGGGCTGCGACGGCTCGGTGTTAGGCATGGAGGAGGTCAGGAGCCGTTCTGCACGGAGTGGTAGAACGTGAAGCGGAACTTCCCGATCTGCACCTCGTCCCCGTTCTCCAGCAGCTTGGTGTTCACCCGGTCCCCGTTGACGTAGGTGCCGTTGAGGGAGGCGTGGTCCACGATCTCGAACGTGGTGCCGCGGCGGATGAACTCGGCGTGGCGCCGGGACACCGTGACGTCGTCCAGGAACACGGAGCACGCGGGGTGCCGTCCGGCCACGACCTCGTCCCGGTCCAGCAGGAACCGGGCACCGGTGAGACCGCCGTTGGTCTCGAGCAGCAGGGCGGATCCCGGGGGCAGGGACGCCACGGCGTTCTGCTCGCCCTCGGTGAGCTTGTGGTGCGCGGCGGTGGAGAGCACGTCCGCGACGATCTGGATGGACGTGGTCTCCGGACCCGACTGGGAGCCGGAGTTCTCGTGGTTAGACATGGGTTCCCCTCACCTCACGTGGAGAATGTGCAGTTAGTCCAGCAGCTGCTGGTAGGCCTGGGCGTCCAGCAGCTGGGCGGTGGCGTCCTGGGACTCCACACGCACGGTGAACAGCCAGCCGGCCTCGTACGGGGCCTCGTTGAGCAGCCCGGGGTTGTCCGCGAGCTCGTCGTTGACGGAGACGATCTCGCCGGTCACGGGGGCGAAGAGGTCGCTCACGGACTTGGTGGACTCGATCTCACCCACCACGTCCCCGGCGGTGACGGTGTCCCCGACCTCGGGGAGCTGGACGAAGACGACCTCACCCAGCTCGCTCTGGGCGTGGTCGGTGATGCCCACCTTGAAGGTGCTGTCCTCGGAGAGGTCCTGGACCCACTCGTGCTCTGCCGTGTACGCGAGTTCCGCGGGAATGTTGGTCATGCCGGTCAGTTTAGGGCACGTATGCGGCAGTAGCACTCATCACACGCGTGTGTGTGGAGCACAACCTTTTCCGGCACCGCCCGCGACCGCGTGCGAACCCGCCCGAGGGGTGCCCCCGGCGCCGCGGCCGGTGTACCGTGGCTCGGTGCCCATCACCGAGGCTTTCCGCCAAGCGGCCATCCGTATGCAGACGCACCGCTCCCGGATCCGCCGGACCGTGCCCATGATGAAGTCCCGCCCGGATCCGTTCCACCTCCACGAGCTCACCCCGGCGCGCTCCGCCCGGCTCATCGTCCTCGCGTTCCTGCTGGCGCTGCTCACGGGCACTGGGCTGCTCATGCTGCCCCCGGCCACGGCGGCCCCGGGCGGCACCGACCTGCTCACCGCGGCGTTCACCGCCACCTCGGCGCTGTGCGTCACGGGGCTGGTCACGGTGGACACCGCCACCTACTGGACGCCGTTCGGGCAGGTGGTGATCGTGTGCCTCATCCAGGTGGGGGGCCTGGGGGTCATGACCTTCACCACCATGCTGGGCATCCTGCTGGCCCGGAAGTTCGGGCTGTCCACCCGGCTGCTGGCCAACGCGGAGACCAAGTCCCGCGGAGGTGCGCGGCAGGTGGTCGCACGGATCGTGCTGACCACCCTGGTGATCGAGTGCACCGCCGCGGCCGTTCTCTTCCTGCGGTTCCTGCTGCACTACCACTACCCCCCGGGGCTCGCGCTCGCCCACGGGGTATTCCACGCGGTGTCCGCGTTCAACAACGCCGGCTTCGCGCTGTACTCCCTCAACGTGGTGGACTTCGCGGCGGACCCCGTGGTGCTGCTGACGCTGTCGGCGGCGGTGATCCTGGGCGGTCTGGGCTACCCGGTGCTCAACGAGCTGCGCCGCCACCTCACCCTGCCCCGCCGGTGGAGCATGAACACGCGTCTCGTGCTGCTGGCCACACCCGTGCTGCTGCTGGGCGGCACCCTGTTCCTGGCCCTGCTGGAGTGGAACAACCCGGCCACGCTCGGACCGCAGGCGCCGGCCGTGAAGGTGCTCAACGCGTTCTTCCAGTCCACCATCTCCCGCACGGCCGGCTTCAACAGCATCGACATCTCCCAGATGCACCCCGTCTCGTGGCTCGGCATGGACATCCTCATGTTCATCGGCGGTGGCCCCGCGGGCACGGCGGGGGGCCTGAAGGTCACCACGTTCGGGGTGCTGTTCTTCATCGCCCTCACGGAGATCAAGGGCGGCGCCGCCGTTCCCGTGCTCGGCAAGCAGCTCTCCCGCTCGGTGCAGCGCGAGGCCATCACGGTGGTGGTGCTCGCGACCGGCGCGGTGATCGGCGGGAGCATGCTGATCATGCTCACGGACACCTCCCTGGGCCTGGACCGCGTGCTCTACGAGGCGGTCTCGGCGTTCTCCACCGTGGGCCTGAGCACGGGCATCACTGCCACGATCGCCCCGTTCGCGCAGTGCGTGCTCATCGTCCTGATGGTCATGGGGCGCCTGGGCCCGGTCACGGTGGCCGCGTCCATCGCGTTCGGGCGCCGCCCGCCCGCCTACGAGCTGCCCAAGGAGCGCCCGCTGATCGGCTGACTCCCGCCGCACCGACGACGACGCCGCCCGGCCCGGTCCCCTGCCCCGCCGCGGCGCCGGACGTCGGCCCGGCATCCACCCCGGCCCGCCCACGGCGGTCCGCCAAGACCCGCCCACCGCTGGCACCCACGACCCGAGGAGCACGAAACATGTTCGGATCCCACCCCGCAGAGTCCCCCAGCCGGGGCATGTCCAACGCCGTGGCGGTCATCGGGCTGGGCCGCTTCGGCGGCGCCCTGGCCCTGGAGCTCATGCGCAACGGCACGGACGTGCTGGGCATCGACCACAGTGAGGCCACGGTGCAGCGCTTCAACGGCAAGCTCACCTCGGTGGTGCGCGCGGACGCCACGGACGAGGAGGTGCTGCGCGAGCTGTCGGTCAACGAGTTCGACCGCGCCGTGGTGGGCATCGGCTCGGACATCCAGGCGAGCATCCTCACGGCGTCCCGGCTCGTGAAGTTCGGCTGCCCGGGGATCTGGGCCAAGGCCATCACCGAGCCCCACGCGGAGATCCTCACGCAGATCGGGGTGCAGCACGTGGTGAACCCCGAGAGCGACATGGGCACCCGCGCCGCCCACCTGATCCAGCACCGCATCCTGGACTTTGTGCCGATCGACGAGGGCTACGCGCTGGTGCGCTGCACTCCCCCGGAGCCCATCCAGCAGCGGCCCATGGACCTGCTCAACGTGCGCCAGCGCCTCGGTGTGTCCGTGGTGGCGGTGTGCCGTCCCGGGGGCCAGTGGGAGCCCATCGAGCCCGGGACCATGCTCTACGACGACGACCAGATCCTGGTCACCGGCCCCACCCGGAAGGTCGAGCACTTCTCGAACCTGACGTGAGGCGCGCCCGGACCGCGGCCGCAGGGCTCCTGCCCCCGGCGTGCGGCCCCGTCCTCCCACAACCGCCCGCCCTGTGGCGCCCGCTCCCCCGAAAAGCGCCCCTCATACGAAGCGCGTGAGACGACGCCGCTCGGGTGCTCCGGGCACGCCGTCCCCCGCCGCGCGCGGGAGGGTGTGGAGCAGGGACCGGACCGGGGCGGCGTCGTCCCGGGCGGGTCCGATGGCCACCACCACCGAGTGCGGCGGTGCGTCCGGGGCCCGGGATGCGCGCTCCACCGTGACGTAGCCCGCGACCGAGTGGGCCACGAACCGCTGGAGACCGCGCGGGGTGCGCACGTCCACCACGGCCTTGATCCGGTGCACCTGCCGCGGCGGATCCTCCAGCAGGTCCGCGAGCGCGGCGGGGTCCACGGCGGCGTCGACGTCCAGCGTGGCGGCGCGGTGGTGGACGTGGTGCTCGTGGTGCTCCCGTCCGAGGGGCTCGCCCACCTCCCACAGCGGCAGCTGGCCGCTCTCGGGCTCGGTGCGCTCGGCCACGTCGAAGAACAGCCGCGGGTCCACCGCCCCGTGGGGCGCCTCCAGCACCGTGGTGTGCGGATTGGCCCGCAGGATGCGCTCCCCCAGGCTCGCCACGTCCTGCGGGGCCGCGAGGTCCGTCTTGGTCAGCAGCACCACGGCCGCGGCCCTGACGTGCTGCGCCAGGTCCCAGCCGCCGGACTCCGCGTGGGGCACGTGGGCGACGTCGACCACCTCCACGAGCCCGCCGAAGCGCACGGTGGCCACCGTGCTGCCCAGCACGAGCTGGATCAGCGCCGGGGGTTCGGCGATCCCCGAGCCCTCGATCACGATCGCGTCCAGCTCCAGGGCGGGCCGGGACAGGGTGCGCAGGGCGTCGTCGAGCTGGCCGGGGTCCTCGATGCAGCACAGGCACCCGCCGGCGATCGACACCGGCTCCGCCACGTGCCCGGCCACGAGGGCCGCGTCCACGTTGACCGCGCCGAAGTCGTTGACCACCACCCCGATCCGCGCGTGCCCCGTGGCCAGCAGGTGGTTCAGCACGGTGGTTTTGCCGGCGCCCAGGTAGCCGGTGAGGATCAGCACGGGAACGGTGCGGGGCACGGGGGTCCTTCCTGTCCGGTGGCCGGGCGGGCCGCAGATACACTCGGGGCAATTCTCGCAACAGGAGGTCCCGTGGACGAATTGACCCTGCTCGCCGTGGCCGCGGTGGTCCTCGTGGTGGCGGTCACCAGCATCTCGGACCGGGTGGGCGTGGCCGCCCCCATCGTGCTGGTGGTGCTGGGGGTGGGGCTGAGCCTCGTGCCCGGGGTGCCCACGGTCACGATGGACCCGGACGTGGTGCTCAGCGTGGTGCTGCCCCTGCTGCTCTACGCGGCGGCCGTGAACATGCCGGCCACGGACTTCCGCCGGGACCTGGGGAGCATCACCGCGCTGTCGGTGGTGCTCGTGGTGGTCTCGGCGTTCGCGGTGGGGCTGTTCCTGTGGTGGCTGCTCCCCGGACTCGGACTCGCCGCGGCCGTGGCCCTGGGTGCGGTGGTGAGCCCGCCCGACGCGGTGGCCGCGACCTCGATCGGCAAGCGCCTGGGCCTGCCCAACCGGCTGGTCACCATCCTCGAGGGAGAGGGTCTCGTCAACGACGCCACCGCCCTGGTGATGCTGCGCTCCGCCGTGGTGGCCACCTCGGGGGCCATCAGCGTGGGCGGGGTGCTCGCGGACTTCGCGTACGCCGTGGTGGTCGCGGTGCTCATCGGGCTCGCGGTCGGCTGGGTGTCCGTGCAGGTCCGGGCACGGCTGGACCAGCCCGTGACGAGCACCGCGATCTCCCTCGTGGTCCCCTTCATCGCGTTCATCCCGGCCGAGCACGTGGGCGCCTCCGGGGTGCTCTCGGTGGTCGTGGCCGGTCTCGTGACCGGCATCCGCGCGCCCCGCCGGCTCTCCTCCCAGGCCCGCGTGGCGGAGCGCACCAACTGGCGCACGGTGCTGCTGCTGCTGGAGCACGGGGTGTTCCTGGTGCTCGGGCTGCAGATCACCCTGATCCTGGATGAGGTGCACGCCGGAGGGTTCAGCGTGGGCACGGCCCTCTGGCTGGGCGTGGCGGTCACGGTCCTGCTCTTCGTGCTGCGCCTGGGATTCGTGGCACCCCTGATCGGGCTGCTATCCCGCCAGCAGCGGCGTGCGGCGGGCACGTCCCGCTGGCTCGACGCCGCGTCGGAGCGCTTCGACGACGCCGTCGCCCGCTTCGAAGGCCACCCGCGGGTCACGGAGAAGCGGGTGAGCTCGGTGCGGCGCTCCCTCACCCGGCGGCAGGCCGATGCCACGTTCTTCAGCAACGAGGGCGTGGGCCGACGCGGCGGGCTGGTGCTCGCGTGGTCCGGGATGCGGGGCGTGGTCACGGTGGCCGCCGCCCAGACCCTGCCCGAGGACATGGCCTACCGGCCGCAGCTGATCCTGATCGCGTTCACGGTCGCGGTGCTCACCCTGGTGGTGCAGGGCGGCACCCTGCCCCTGCTGATCCGGGTGCTGGGCATCCGCGGCTCGGACGAGGAGGAGCTGCAGCGCGAGCTCACGCGGCTGGTCAACACGCTCTCCGCCGCGTCCCAGGACCTGCTTGACTCCCCCGAGCTGCACCGGGAGGACGGCCAACCCTTCGACGAGAAGACGTTGGAGATGGCGCGCCGGCGCACCCGCACGCTTCCGGAGTCGGCGAGCACCGAGACGCTGCGGACCTGGACGTCCGCACGGCAGGAGCAGCAGGAGCTGCACCGCAAGCTCATGGAGGCGCAGCAGGACGCCCTGCTGGACGCCCAGGCCTCGGGGGTCTACCGATCCCAGACCGTGGCGGCCGCCCAGCGGTTCCTGGACCAGCGCAACATGATGCTCGACTGAGGCAGCCGGGGCCTGCCCGGTTCACCCGTGGCACCCGTCGCGCTCGTGTTCCAGGCACGAGCGGCCGGTCCCGGCCACCGGCCGGACACCACGCCCCTTACCTCACGCGCCGCGGATCACGCGCCCTGTCTCACGCGCCCGCGGCGCCGGGGTCAGCCGAATCGCTCGGCGTGCCCTGAGCGGTCGTGGCGTCCGCGGCCACCCGCAGCCGGTCCACGGCCTCCACGACGGTCTCCGGTGCGCACGCGAGGTTCATGCGTGCGAAACCCTGCCCCCCGGTGCCGAACGTGGGCCCGGAGGACAGCGCCACCCGGGCGTGGTCCGCGGCGTGCTCCGCCGGGTCCTCGCCCCACCCCAGGGCCCGCATGTCGAGCCACGCGAGGTAGGTGGCCCGGCCCCGACGCAGCGTCACCTGCGGCAGCTTCTCGGCGAGCTCACGCTCCAGGAGGTCGATGTTGGACTGGATCACCTCGATTGTGGCGTCCAGCCAGTCCGTGCAGTGCAGGAAGCCCTCGCGCGTGGCCAGCAGCCCCATGATCCCGGTGCGGTAGGACACCGCGTCCGGCACCGCGGCGAGCCAGCGCGCCATGGGCTCGGAGTCCACCACGAACATGGCCGCCTTCAGCCCCGCCAGGTTGAACGCCTTGCTCCCGGAGGCCGCCGCCACCCCGTGGTGGCGCGCCGCCGGGGACACCGAGAGGTACGGGGTGAACGTGACGCCCTGGTGGGTCAGCGGCGCGTGGATCTCGTCGCTCACCACATGGGCGCCGTGCTTCTCCACGATCTCCGCGAGCTCGGCCAGTTCCTCGCGGGAGTGCACGAGGCCCAGCGGGTTGTGGGGGTTGCACAGCAGCACGGCGCGCGCACCGGCGGCCAGGGCGGCGTCGATCCCCGCGAGGTCGAGGCGGTACGAGGCGCCGTCGTCCTGCAGCGGCACCTCCACCGGGTGGCCGCCGGCCTCGGCGACCAGGGCGTAGAACGGCGCGTAGACGGGCGGGGTGAGCACCACGCCGTCCCCGGGCCCGATCAGCCGGCGCAGGGCCTCCACGATCACCACGGTGACGTCCGTGGTGTACACGATCCGCTCCGGGTCCGGGCGCCAGCCCCAGCGCGCGGCCGCGAAGTCCGCGTACGCCGTGGCGGCACCCCGGTCCGCCGTGGCGGCGTAGCCGGTGTCGTTGTTCGCCACCGCGGCCTCGAGAGCGGCCTTCACCGCGGGCGGCGTGGGGAAGTCCATCTCCGCGATGAACATGGGCAGCACGTCCTCCGCGTAGCTGCGCCACTTGGTGCTCGTGCGACGGCGCAGGGAGGGCATCTGGTCGGCGGTGGTCATGGGGTCCTTTCGGGCGCGCGGCGGGCGTCAGGACTGCGTGAGCTTGCGGGCCTGGTCGAGCCGCAGCCGCTCCAGCGTCCTCTCCTGCTCCAGGGCGCGCGCGTGCAGGTCCCGGAGCATATCCGTGTCCAGCCTGTCGTCCGGGGCCTCCAGGAGCAAGCGCCAGCCCAGACCCTTCATGTGCACGGCGGCCACCAGGGCCTCCAGCTCTTCGATGTCGGACAGCGGCGAGCGCCGGTTCAACCGCTCGTTCGGCTTGAGCCGAGCCGCCTTCTCCGCAGCCTTGGCGGGCAGGTCCTTCAGCACGGCGGGCTCCACGCCCACGGCCGCC from Kocuria rhizophila DC2201 includes these protein-coding regions:
- a CDS encoding ParA family protein, coding for MQIVSISSLKGGVGKSSVVLGLASAALEARIPTLVVDLDPHGDASTALGVHARQGRDVGSVLRRPRKGALGAVAVASPWAAHPITPDTSTEGPRAWAPDAARTTRVPVLDVAPGSAASSHLDHASFKPRDLKRLETALRGLDRYELVFIDCPPTLSALTRMAWAASHKVLSVAEPSLFSVAGTKRTMSALAQFEGSRVWAVPEAGVVVNKVREDSQEQQHRMGELRELFGPLVVEPVLPDLAVMQQAQGAAWPVHRWPGAPAQDLAERFTAILEGLTR
- a CDS encoding MerR family transcriptional regulator — protein: MLFTDDLTALDETLGFRGPTACKAAGISYRQLDYWARTHLVEPTVRGAKGSGSQRLYSFRDILVLKVVKRLLDTGVSLQQIRSAVGALRLRDIEDLTRLTLMSDGASVYECTSPHEVIDLVQGGQGVFGIAVGRVWREVETTLASMPGEHTALDTAAEAGSFPEDELSARRARRNKKQNAG
- a CDS encoding bifunctional nuclease family protein, with amino-acid sequence MSADVRMEIAGVRMDVPTGQPVVVLREVDGPRRLPIWVGTNEATSIVFALQGIEPPRPLTHDLLLSVVDALGRRVTGVVVHTVEDTVFHAAVSLDDATVVDARASDALALAARTSCPIRCAAAVLDEAGLVLSADGELREQSPAAPREAEAQVREFRDFLDHVDPEDFQS
- a CDS encoding transcriptional regulator FtsR, producing the protein MPNTEPSQPQRVGIGALLRRLQESFPDLTASKVRFLEDQGLVRPHRTASGYRKYSEADIERLTTVLNLQQERYLPLRVIRERLDRGEDPARGAERQQPPSAPGRDGHDDAARELPTPQSAARYSLRELAARSGADIPLLRELLTHGLVVEHSGAFDEHALTVAVAAVKLGGYGIEPRHLRVLRGASERVVALVDGSVSPLRTRRDPETRRTAVQRAREIASLCLSVMSAVVHTQVDDTVRSLQPPQEQDPQERHPREQVSHHESAHVQSRSAGASRSQTSYTHPAAARAPQGRGAESPGGTR
- a CDS encoding FHA domain-containing protein, which codes for MSNHENSGSQSGPETTSIQIVADVLSTAAHHKLTEGEQNAVASLPPGSALLLETNGGLTGARFLLDRDEVVAGRHPACSVFLDDVTVSRRHAEFIRRGTTFEIVDHASLNGTYVNGDRVNTKLLENGDEVQIGKFRFTFYHSVQNGS
- the gcvH gene encoding glycine cleavage system protein GcvH codes for the protein MTNIPAELAYTAEHEWVQDLSEDSTFKVGITDHAQSELGEVVFVQLPEVGDTVTAGDVVGEIESTKSVSDLFAPVTGEIVSVNDELADNPGLLNEAPYEAGWLFTVRVESQDATAQLLDAQAYQQLLD
- a CDS encoding TrkH family potassium uptake protein; translated protein: MPITEAFRQAAIRMQTHRSRIRRTVPMMKSRPDPFHLHELTPARSARLIVLAFLLALLTGTGLLMLPPATAAPGGTDLLTAAFTATSALCVTGLVTVDTATYWTPFGQVVIVCLIQVGGLGVMTFTTMLGILLARKFGLSTRLLANAETKSRGGARQVVARIVLTTLVIECTAAAVLFLRFLLHYHYPPGLALAHGVFHAVSAFNNAGFALYSLNVVDFAADPVVLLTLSAAVILGGLGYPVLNELRRHLTLPRRWSMNTRLVLLATPVLLLGGTLFLALLEWNNPATLGPQAPAVKVLNAFFQSTISRTAGFNSIDISQMHPVSWLGMDILMFIGGGPAGTAGGLKVTTFGVLFFIALTEIKGGAAVPVLGKQLSRSVQREAITVVVLATGAVIGGSMLIMLTDTSLGLDRVLYEAVSAFSTVGLSTGITATIAPFAQCVLIVLMVMGRLGPVTVAASIAFGRRPPAYELPKERPLIG
- a CDS encoding potassium channel family protein; its protein translation is MFGSHPAESPSRGMSNAVAVIGLGRFGGALALELMRNGTDVLGIDHSEATVQRFNGKLTSVVRADATDEEVLRELSVNEFDRAVVGIGSDIQASILTASRLVKFGCPGIWAKAITEPHAEILTQIGVQHVVNPESDMGTRAAHLIQHRILDFVPIDEGYALVRCTPPEPIQQRPMDLLNVRQRLGVSVVAVCRPGGQWEPIEPGTMLYDDDQILVTGPTRKVEHFSNLT
- a CDS encoding CobW family GTP-binding protein, coding for MPRTVPVLILTGYLGAGKTTVLNHLLATGHARIGVVVNDFGAVNVDAALVAGHVAEPVSIAGGCLCCIEDPGQLDDALRTLSRPALELDAIVIEGSGIAEPPALIQLVLGSTVATVRFGGLVEVVDVAHVPHAESGGWDLAQHVRAAAVVLLTKTDLAAPQDVASLGERILRANPHTTVLEAPHGAVDPRLFFDVAERTEPESGQLPLWEVGEPLGREHHEHHVHHRAATLDVDAAVDPAALADLLEDPPRQVHRIKAVVDVRTPRGLQRFVAHSVAGYVTVERASRAPDAPPHSVVVAIGPARDDAAPVRSLLHTLPRAAGDGVPGAPERRRLTRFV
- a CDS encoding cation:proton antiporter, which codes for MDELTLLAVAAVVLVVAVTSISDRVGVAAPIVLVVLGVGLSLVPGVPTVTMDPDVVLSVVLPLLLYAAAVNMPATDFRRDLGSITALSVVLVVVSAFAVGLFLWWLLPGLGLAAAVALGAVVSPPDAVAATSIGKRLGLPNRLVTILEGEGLVNDATALVMLRSAVVATSGAISVGGVLADFAYAVVVAVLIGLAVGWVSVQVRARLDQPVTSTAISLVVPFIAFIPAEHVGASGVLSVVVAGLVTGIRAPRRLSSQARVAERTNWRTVLLLLEHGVFLVLGLQITLILDEVHAGGFSVGTALWLGVAVTVLLFVLRLGFVAPLIGLLSRQQRRAAGTSRWLDAASERFDDAVARFEGHPRVTEKRVSSVRRSLTRRQADATFFSNEGVGRRGGLVLAWSGMRGVVTVAAAQTLPEDMAYRPQLILIAFTVAVLTLVVQGGTLPLLIRVLGIRGSDEEELQRELTRLVNTLSAASQDLLDSPELHREDGQPFDEKTLEMARRRTRTLPESASTETLRTWTSARQEQQELHRKLMEAQQDALLDAQASGVYRSQTVAAAQRFLDQRNMMLD
- a CDS encoding MalY/PatB family protein, which produces MTTADQMPSLRRRTSTKWRSYAEDVLPMFIAEMDFPTPPAVKAALEAAVANNDTGYAATADRGAATAYADFAAARWGWRPDPERIVYTTDVTVVIVEALRRLIGPGDGVVLTPPVYAPFYALVAEAGGHPVEVPLQDDGASYRLDLAGIDAALAAGARAVLLCNPHNPLGLVHSREELAELAEIVEKHGAHVVSDEIHAPLTHQGVTFTPYLSVSPAARHHGVAAASGSKAFNLAGLKAAMFVVDSEPMARWLAAVPDAVSYRTGIMGLLATREGFLHCTDWLDATIEVIQSNIDLLERELAEKLPQVTLRRGRATYLAWLDMRALGWGEDPAEHAADHARVALSSGPTFGTGGQGFARMNLACAPETVVEAVDRLRVAADATTAQGTPSDSADPGAAGA